The proteins below come from a single Thermococcus sp. genomic window:
- a CDS encoding NAD(+) kinase, translating to MRFGVVARRDRAEALKLAYRVYDFLKVSGYDVVVDEDTYKHLREFDEDDILPLEKFDVDFIIVIGGDGTILRVEHKTKRDIPILGVNMGTLGFLTEVEPHETFFAISKLIEGEYYIDERIKLRTYLNGEAKVPDALNEVAILTGIPGKIIHLRYYIDGGLADEIRADGLIISTPTGSTGYAMSAGGPFVDPRLSVTVIAPLAPIALSSRPMVVPAESRIDVRNMALTREIVLAIDGQFYTYLPPETEIMIKKSPRKAKFIRFTREIYPKYTMKLKKRF from the coding sequence ATGAGGTTCGGCGTCGTTGCACGAAGGGACCGGGCAGAGGCATTGAAGCTGGCCTACCGGGTGTACGATTTCCTGAAGGTTAGCGGGTACGACGTTGTTGTTGACGAGGACACCTACAAACATCTGAGGGAGTTCGACGAGGACGATATTCTCCCGCTGGAGAAGTTCGACGTTGATTTCATCATCGTCATAGGTGGCGATGGAACGATTCTCAGAGTGGAGCACAAGACGAAGAGGGACATTCCGATCTTGGGTGTTAACATGGGGACACTTGGCTTTCTGACAGAGGTAGAACCCCACGAGACGTTTTTTGCGATAAGCAAGCTCATCGAGGGGGAATACTACATAGACGAGCGTATAAAGCTGAGAACGTACCTCAACGGCGAAGCAAAGGTTCCGGATGCGTTGAACGAGGTTGCAATCTTGACCGGAATACCGGGCAAGATAATCCACCTCCGCTATTACATAGACGGCGGACTGGCGGATGAAATCCGCGCGGACGGGCTGATAATTTCAACACCAACTGGTTCCACAGGCTACGCCATGAGCGCAGGCGGACCCTTCGTTGACCCCAGGCTGAGCGTTACTGTGATAGCCCCATTGGCGCCGATAGCACTGAGCTCTAGACCGATGGTGGTTCCAGCCGAGAGCAGGATAGACGTGAGGAACATGGCCCTGACGAGGGAAATAGTGTTGGCGATAGACGGACAGTTCTACACATACCTTCCACCTGAAACGGAAATAATGATAAAGAAGTCGCCGAGAAAAGCTAAATTCATCCGCTTTACGAGGGAGATATATCCAAAATACACGATGAAACTCAAGAAAAGATTTTAG
- a CDS encoding DUF835 domain-containing protein, with protein MGLIVPVYVFVVDVILFLAIGYAFVFMLRRMNKYDPDLNTMVKYSVIFLGLAELGRIFDLVDDFCCTNIATKAEVFLYFVSIVGVVYTVVYYIKLVENNYIPSPPKSVKKSPLGAHVVFSKNRFLDVIELLKNADFPVLAVTRSPSMYQGFDNVSTVWVTQVEGGIKPTALHVLQDIILKFVRDNPSSAVLIDCVEYLLLYNDFRTVFKFLANLKDHVVLQNGSGFVVFIDDSVLSEQEKALLLKEFEPL; from the coding sequence ATGGGACTGATTGTTCCTGTTTACGTGTTTGTGGTTGATGTTATACTGTTCCTTGCAATAGGTTACGCCTTCGTTTTCATGCTCAGGAGGATGAACAAGTACGACCCGGATTTGAACACGATGGTGAAGTATTCGGTTATCTTTCTCGGGCTGGCCGAACTTGGAAGGATTTTTGACCTTGTTGATGACTTCTGCTGCACCAACATTGCCACCAAAGCTGAGGTTTTTCTGTACTTTGTATCAATCGTTGGCGTTGTTTATACGGTCGTTTATTACATCAAGCTCGTTGAGAACAATTACATTCCATCTCCCCCAAAGAGTGTAAAAAAATCTCCCCTTGGTGCTCATGTTGTCTTCTCCAAGAACAGGTTTTTGGACGTTATAGAGCTTCTCAAGAATGCTGATTTTCCTGTTTTGGCAGTTACTCGGTCCCCGTCAATGTATCAGGGCTTTGACAACGTTTCAACCGTATGGGTGACCCAGGTTGAGGGCGGGATAAAGCCAACTGCTCTCCACGTTCTCCAGGATATAATCCTGAAGTTTGTTAGGGACAACCCCAGCTCGGCCGTTCTGATAGATTGTGTGGAATATCTCCTTCTCTACAACGACTTCAGAACGGTCTTCAAGTTCCTTGCAAACCTAAAGGACCACGTTGTCCTTCAAAATGGCTCTGGCTTTGTAGTATTTATCGACGACTCGGTTTTAAGCGAACAGGAGAAGGCTCTCCTCCTCAAGGAGTTTGAACCACTCTAA
- a CDS encoding bifunctional N(6)-L-threonylcarbamoyladenine synthase/serine/threonine protein kinase, with protein MIALGIEGTAHTLGIGIVTEKEVLANVFDTLTTEKGGIHPKEAAEHHARLLKPLLKKALDEAGITIEDVDVIAFSQGPGLGPALRVVATAARALAIRYGKPIVGVNHCIAHVEITKMFGVKDPVGLYVSGGNTQVLALEGGRYRVFGETLDIGIGNAIDTFARELGIGFPGGPKIERLARKGERYIELPYAVKGMDLSFSGVLTEAVRKYRTGKYRVEDLAYSFQETAFSALVEVTERAIAHTGKDEVVLVGGVAANNRLREMLRSMAEDRGVEFFVPPYDLCRDNGAMIAYTGLRMFKAGIRFSLEETVVKQRFRTDEVEVTWD; from the coding sequence ATGATAGCTTTAGGTATAGAGGGAACCGCCCACACCCTTGGCATTGGAATCGTCACTGAGAAGGAAGTTCTGGCCAACGTATTCGATACTCTAACGACCGAAAAGGGTGGAATCCACCCCAAGGAAGCCGCTGAACACCATGCGAGGCTTCTCAAACCTCTCCTTAAGAAGGCCCTCGACGAGGCAGGAATAACAATAGAGGACGTTGACGTTATAGCGTTCTCCCAGGGGCCCGGCCTCGGGCCGGCCCTTCGCGTCGTTGCCACGGCCGCGCGGGCGCTGGCGATACGCTATGGGAAGCCGATAGTGGGGGTAAACCACTGCATAGCCCACGTGGAAATCACGAAAATGTTCGGCGTTAAGGACCCGGTCGGTCTGTACGTCAGCGGTGGGAACACTCAGGTTCTTGCTTTGGAGGGCGGTCGCTACCGCGTTTTCGGGGAGACCCTTGACATAGGCATAGGCAATGCCATAGACACTTTCGCTAGGGAGCTTGGCATAGGCTTTCCAGGGGGCCCGAAAATAGAGAGGCTCGCCCGTAAGGGGGAGAGGTACATAGAGCTTCCCTACGCTGTAAAGGGCATGGATTTGAGTTTCTCCGGCGTTCTCACCGAAGCGGTCAGGAAATACCGCACTGGAAAGTACCGCGTTGAGGACCTTGCCTACTCCTTCCAGGAGACGGCCTTTTCAGCGCTGGTTGAAGTTACTGAGAGGGCAATAGCCCACACCGGAAAAGACGAGGTTGTTCTCGTCGGTGGCGTTGCGGCAAACAACAGGCTTCGCGAGATGCTCAGGAGTATGGCCGAGGACAGGGGTGTTGAGTTTTTCGTCCCGCCCTACGACCTTTGCAGGGACAACGGCGCGATGATAGCCTACACAGGTTTGAGGATGTTCAAAGCGGGAATCAGGTTTTCCCTTGAGGAAACGGTGGTAAAGCAAAGGTTCAGAACCGACGAGGTCGAGGTAACATGGGACTGA
- a CDS encoding CoA-binding protein — MNLDFFFYPQSVAVFGSFKRGAIAYEILRNIVEGGFKGKIIPVNPKGGTVEVAGRTFQIREKLEEPVDTAIIAVPARVVPGLVDEIGPLIKGAVVISAGFSEVGNEELERELVEKARKHGVRIIGPNCAGIFGVHGKFFGSFEVRVRPGGLALISQSGAFGGAALAMGNEEGIGFSAFVSYGNAADLNESDFLEYFADDENTKAIALYIEGVRDGRRFLKALHYASEKKPVVILKAGKSASGAKAAASHTGSLAGSYEIYRAAFKQAGAIEVDEMEELFDAAKVFEMYPRAGKRVAVITNSGGPGVLATDKLERLGLELAKLSDETTQKLRSFLPPQCSVKNPIDLIADADYERYRRAIETVCRDENVDSLLVICVPPIFIPSEEIAKAIIEADCDKPIVVNFMAGELIKDGVGLLEKHGVKNFPTPERAARALKWLSERL; from the coding sequence ATGAACCTTGACTTCTTTTTCTATCCCCAAAGCGTCGCCGTCTTCGGGTCCTTCAAGAGGGGTGCAATAGCCTACGAAATCCTCAGGAACATCGTTGAGGGTGGCTTTAAGGGTAAGATAATCCCAGTGAATCCTAAGGGCGGAACTGTTGAAGTTGCTGGGAGAACCTTCCAGATACGGGAGAAACTCGAGGAACCAGTGGATACCGCCATAATAGCCGTTCCGGCCAGGGTTGTTCCCGGGTTAGTTGATGAGATAGGCCCCCTCATCAAGGGGGCGGTAGTCATTTCGGCTGGCTTTTCTGAGGTCGGGAACGAAGAACTGGAGAGGGAACTCGTTGAAAAAGCCAGAAAGCACGGCGTTAGAATCATAGGCCCCAACTGCGCCGGTATTTTCGGCGTCCACGGGAAGTTCTTCGGCTCCTTCGAGGTTCGCGTAAGGCCCGGAGGTCTGGCTCTAATTAGCCAGAGCGGTGCCTTCGGTGGCGCGGCTTTGGCCATGGGGAACGAAGAGGGGATAGGATTTTCGGCCTTTGTAAGCTATGGAAACGCCGCTGACCTAAACGAGAGTGACTTTTTAGAATACTTCGCTGACGATGAAAATACTAAGGCCATAGCCCTTTACATCGAGGGAGTTAGAGACGGCAGGCGCTTCCTTAAGGCACTCCACTACGCGAGCGAAAAAAAGCCCGTGGTAATCCTTAAGGCCGGAAAGAGCGCGAGCGGTGCCAAAGCTGCAGCATCCCACACCGGTTCTCTGGCTGGAAGCTACGAAATCTACCGCGCGGCCTTTAAACAGGCTGGGGCCATAGAGGTAGATGAGATGGAAGAGCTTTTCGACGCGGCTAAGGTCTTCGAGATGTATCCAAGGGCCGGAAAGCGCGTGGCGGTAATTACGAACTCAGGTGGGCCAGGTGTTCTGGCAACGGACAAGCTTGAGAGGCTTGGCCTTGAACTGGCAAAGCTGAGCGATGAAACAACTCAAAAGCTTCGCTCCTTCCTTCCACCTCAATGTTCGGTGAAGAATCCAATAGACCTCATAGCGGATGCCGACTACGAGCGCTATAGAAGAGCCATCGAGACGGTCTGCAGGGATGAGAACGTCGATTCGCTCCTCGTCATCTGCGTTCCCCCGATATTCATACCGAGCGAGGAGATAGCAAAAGCAATCATCGAGGCCGACTGCGACAAGCCGATTGTAGTCAACTTTATGGCCGGCGAGCTCATTAAGGATGGCGTTGGGCTTCTGGAAAAGCACGGCGTTAAGAACTTTCCCACTCCGGAGCGGGCCGCTAGGGCTTTGAAATGGCTGTCTGAAAGATTGTAG
- the coaD gene encoding phosphopantetheine adenylyltransferase: MEKRFRKVVVGGTFDRLHLGHKALLRKAFEVGKYVYIGLTSDEMIRNKPYAEKILPYEVRLKDLLKFLDVNGYSNYRIIKIHNAIGFAGEMKSLEAIVVSEETYKGALVVNKARAERGLKPLEIVVIPIIKSHVGPKISSSLIRAGLIDPFGRPLQWKQNSPKDV, encoded by the coding sequence ATGGAAAAGAGGTTCAGGAAAGTCGTAGTGGGCGGAACCTTCGACAGACTCCACCTCGGCCACAAAGCCCTACTAAGGAAGGCCTTTGAAGTTGGCAAATACGTCTACATAGGACTAACTTCCGATGAGATGATTAGAAACAAGCCCTACGCCGAGAAAATCCTCCCCTACGAGGTTAGGCTCAAAGATTTGCTCAAGTTCCTCGACGTTAACGGATACTCCAACTATAGGATAATCAAAATTCACAACGCCATAGGCTTCGCCGGGGAGATGAAGAGCCTTGAAGCCATAGTAGTCAGCGAGGAAACCTACAAGGGGGCACTCGTGGTCAACAAAGCTAGAGCCGAGAGGGGCCTCAAACCCCTCGAGATAGTGGTCATTCCAATAATAAAAAGCCATGTTGGGCCCAAAATAAGCTCCTCCCTCATAAGAGCCGGGCTGATTGACCCATTTGGGAGACCCCTCCAGTGGAAACAGAACTCCCCGAAAGACGTTTAA
- the tpiA gene encoding triose-phosphate isomerase gives MAKLKEPIIAINFKTYIEATGKRALEIAKAAEKVWKETGITIVVAPQLVDLRTIAESVEIPVFAQHIDPIKPGSHTGHVLPEAVKEAGAVGTLLNHSEKRMVLADLEASIRRAEEVGLITMVCSNNPAVSAAVAALNPDYVAVEPPELIGTGIPVSKAKPEVITNTVELVRKVNPKVKVLTGAGISTGEDVKKALELGSVGVLLASGVTKAKNPEKAIRDLVSLII, from the coding sequence ATGGCGAAGCTGAAGGAGCCGATTATAGCGATAAACTTCAAGACCTACATAGAGGCAACCGGGAAGAGGGCCCTGGAGATAGCCAAGGCCGCGGAGAAGGTCTGGAAAGAGACAGGAATAACAATAGTCGTTGCACCGCAGCTCGTGGACCTCAGAACGATAGCGGAGAGCGTTGAAATCCCTGTCTTTGCCCAGCACATAGACCCAATAAAGCCGGGTAGTCATACAGGTCACGTTCTTCCCGAGGCTGTTAAGGAGGCCGGTGCAGTGGGAACGCTCCTCAACCACTCAGAGAAGAGAATGGTTTTGGCTGACCTCGAGGCAAGCATCAGAAGGGCAGAAGAAGTTGGGCTCATAACGATGGTCTGCTCCAACAATCCAGCCGTTTCGGCGGCAGTTGCGGCCCTCAATCCCGACTACGTGGCCGTTGAGCCACCAGAACTCATAGGAACTGGAATCCCGGTGAGCAAGGCCAAGCCCGAAGTCATAACCAATACCGTTGAACTGGTTAGAAAAGTGAACCCCAAAGTAAAGGTCCTTACCGGGGCGGGCATAAGCACTGGAGAAGACGTCAAGAAAGCCCTAGAGCTGGGAAGCGTCGGCGTTCTCCTCGCGAGCGGAGTTACAAAAGCCAAGAACCCAGAGAAGGCCATAAGGGATTTGGTCTCGCTTATAATTTGA
- a CDS encoding SDR family NAD(P)-dependent oxidoreductase has product MRRVDGKVAVVTGATSGIGRAIAELLAKEGAKVAVTGRNVENGNEVVESIRKAGGTAKFWKLDVSNEDEVERVFAEIAKEFGKIDILVNNAGITGVDKPTHELTEEEWDQVMNVNVKGVFFCTKHVIPYMKKAGGGSIVNISSIYGIVGSPGIPPYHASKGAIRIMTKTDALIYAKDNIRVNSIHPGSIWTPMLKKACGKMGIPDGGQCRKVFARMNPVGWVGEPIDVAYAVLYLASDESRFVTGAELVIDGGYTAM; this is encoded by the coding sequence ATGAGAAGGGTCGATGGAAAGGTTGCCGTTGTCACCGGAGCTACTTCCGGAATTGGAAGGGCCATAGCCGAGCTTTTAGCGAAAGAAGGGGCGAAGGTAGCCGTCACCGGTAGAAACGTTGAGAATGGTAACGAGGTCGTTGAAAGCATCAGGAAGGCAGGCGGAACCGCCAAGTTCTGGAAACTTGACGTCAGCAACGAAGATGAGGTGGAAAGAGTCTTCGCAGAGATAGCGAAGGAGTTTGGGAAGATTGATATTCTCGTTAACAACGCTGGAATAACTGGCGTCGACAAGCCGACTCACGAGCTTACTGAGGAAGAGTGGGACCAAGTCATGAACGTCAACGTTAAGGGGGTGTTCTTCTGCACGAAGCACGTCATTCCATACATGAAGAAAGCCGGTGGTGGAAGCATCGTCAACATCTCCTCCATTTATGGAATCGTCGGCTCACCGGGAATTCCACCATACCACGCCTCCAAGGGTGCAATTAGGATAATGACGAAGACCGATGCCCTCATCTATGCAAAGGACAACATCCGCGTTAATTCCATCCACCCCGGGAGTATCTGGACTCCCATGCTCAAAAAGGCCTGCGGGAAGATGGGAATTCCGGATGGGGGGCAGTGTAGAAAAGTGTTCGCCAGAATGAACCCTGTTGGCTGGGTTGGTGAGCCGATAGACGTTGCCTACGCCGTTCTTTATCTTGCCTCTGACGAGTCGAGGTTCGTAACAGGGGCTGAGCTGGTAATCGACGGCGGTTACACCGCTATGTAA